A genomic stretch from Edaphobacter aggregans includes:
- a CDS encoding orotate phosphoribosyltransferase, whose amino-acid sequence MPTDNHPDTKQALLNLIATLSFRLGDFTLASGQKSDYYIDCRTTTLHAEGGRLSGLLLYKLIRRHFPLAEAVGGLTMGADPLVSNTASASAWRPALRAAFQEMMEYPEKLEGTGFQGIGTWDDNYPTHPIHGFLVRKAEKTHGTGRRLEGFHKLGAHVVIVDDVCTTGGSTIAAIEATRESGMNVIGVLCLVDREQGGRANIEAAAPHAPFISLFTATDVRTAHIALNKST is encoded by the coding sequence ATGCCAACCGACAATCATCCAGACACGAAACAAGCCCTCCTCAATCTCATCGCGACCCTCTCCTTCCGCCTCGGTGACTTCACCCTCGCGAGCGGCCAAAAGTCCGACTATTACATCGACTGCCGCACCACCACCCTCCACGCCGAAGGCGGCCGCCTCTCCGGCCTCCTCCTCTACAAGCTCATCCGCCGGCACTTCCCTCTGGCCGAGGCCGTTGGCGGACTCACCATGGGCGCCGACCCGCTGGTCTCGAACACTGCCAGCGCCTCCGCCTGGCGTCCCGCACTAAGAGCAGCCTTCCAGGAAATGATGGAGTATCCGGAAAAACTTGAGGGTACCGGCTTCCAGGGAATCGGCACGTGGGATGACAACTACCCCACCCATCCCATCCACGGCTTCCTCGTCCGCAAGGCCGAAAAGACCCACGGCACCGGTCGCCGCCTCGAAGGTTTCCACAAACTCGGAGCCCACGTAGTCATTGTCGACGATGTCTGCACCACCGGAGGCTCCACCATCGCAGCCATCGAAGCCACCCGCGAATCCGGCATGAACGTGATAGGCGTCCTCTGCCTCGTAGACCGCGAGCAAGGAGGCCGAGCCAACATCGAAGCCGCCGCTCCACACGCCCCCTTCATCTCCCTCTTCACCGCCACAGACGTCCGTACCGCCCACATCGCCCTCAATAAATCCACCTAG
- a CDS encoding succinate dehydrogenase produces MAGSSADRRLNVFGSTLRRDAWWVELLPVIVILSSFGIYATFRAFEGKFYAWGPYLSPFYSPLIDPEHRWWRFSPALLILAGPLGFRATCYYYRKAYYRAFFLHPPACGVSEGGRGAYRGETRFPFILQNLHRWFLYLALVFLAFLWWDAIRAFFFQDGFGIGVGSLVLLANIVLLTLYTFSCHSLRHLAGGKLDCFSCTQFGPSRHSAWGWLSRLNERHMLFAWMSLFSVGLADLYVRMVSSGVLKDIRLL; encoded by the coding sequence ATGGCGGGATCTTCTGCGGATCGTCGACTCAATGTCTTCGGCAGTACGTTGCGACGAGACGCATGGTGGGTTGAACTTCTGCCTGTCATCGTCATTCTGAGTTCATTTGGAATTTATGCCACCTTTCGGGCTTTCGAAGGGAAGTTCTATGCGTGGGGGCCTTACCTTTCACCGTTTTATTCTCCGCTGATCGATCCTGAGCATCGCTGGTGGCGGTTTTCGCCGGCACTTCTGATTTTGGCCGGTCCACTCGGGTTTCGGGCGACCTGCTACTACTATCGAAAAGCGTACTATCGGGCGTTTTTCCTGCACCCTCCAGCTTGCGGTGTAAGCGAAGGAGGCAGAGGCGCTTACCGTGGTGAAACGCGCTTCCCATTCATTCTGCAAAACCTTCATCGCTGGTTCCTTTACCTTGCATTGGTGTTTCTCGCCTTTCTTTGGTGGGATGCGATTCGCGCTTTCTTTTTTCAGGATGGGTTTGGAATTGGTGTGGGTTCACTAGTGTTGCTGGCGAATATCGTCTTGCTCACTCTTTACACCTTCTCTTGTCATTCCCTGCGTCATCTGGCGGGAGGGAAGCTGGATTGCTTTTCCTGCACGCAGTTTGGTCCTTCGCGCCATAGTGCCTGGGGATGGCTTAGCCGGCTGAACGAACGCCACATGCTCTTTGCCTGGATGAGTCTCTTTTCAGTGGGTCTGGCTGATCTCTATGTGCGCATGGTCTCCTCGGGTGTGCTGAAGGATATTCGGCTACTGTGA
- the mtnA gene encoding S-methyl-5-thioribose-1-phosphate isomerase: MIPTLEWLPNGVNFLDQTKLPLEETYVLATDYNQVATVIRDMIVRGAPAIGVSAAMGVALGVSQSTATDIASLNAEVATISDTLAATRPTAVNLFWAIQRMRDRYNALAAANTPIPEIKAALIAEAQQMYDEDIAACKAMGAHGAELLPQEGTVLTHCNAGALATCGYGTALGVIRAAIERGHKIDVFADETRPYLQGARLTAWELLHDNIPTTVLCDNMAGALMRQGKIQAVIVGADRIAANGDTANKIGTYSVAVLAKEHGIPFYVAAPLSTIDPATPHGDGIPIEQRAATEVTHSNGKQMTPNGAAIQNPAFDVTPAKYITAIITEHGVLRAPYEQSIAQMAAEATTKRELTTA; the protein is encoded by the coding sequence ATGATTCCCACCCTAGAATGGCTCCCCAACGGCGTTAACTTCCTCGACCAAACCAAGCTCCCCCTCGAAGAGACCTACGTCCTCGCAACCGACTACAACCAAGTCGCCACCGTCATCCGCGACATGATCGTCCGCGGCGCACCAGCCATCGGAGTCAGCGCCGCGATGGGCGTAGCCCTCGGCGTAAGCCAGAGCACAGCAACCGACATCGCCAGCCTCAACGCCGAAGTCGCCACCATCTCTGACACTCTCGCCGCGACCCGTCCCACAGCAGTCAACCTCTTCTGGGCCATCCAGCGCATGCGCGACCGCTACAACGCCCTCGCCGCAGCCAACACTCCGATCCCCGAGATCAAGGCCGCCCTCATCGCCGAAGCCCAGCAGATGTACGACGAAGACATCGCCGCCTGCAAGGCCATGGGAGCCCACGGAGCAGAACTCCTACCCCAGGAAGGCACCGTCCTCACCCACTGCAACGCCGGAGCTCTCGCCACATGCGGCTACGGCACAGCCCTCGGAGTCATCCGCGCCGCCATCGAACGCGGCCACAAGATCGACGTCTTCGCCGACGAGACCCGCCCCTACCTGCAAGGCGCCCGCCTAACCGCATGGGAGCTCCTCCACGACAACATCCCCACCACCGTCCTCTGCGACAACATGGCCGGCGCCCTCATGCGCCAGGGCAAGATCCAGGCCGTCATCGTCGGAGCCGACCGCATCGCCGCCAACGGCGACACCGCCAACAAGATAGGCACCTACTCCGTAGCCGTCCTGGCCAAAGAACACGGCATCCCCTTCTACGTAGCCGCCCCCCTCTCGACCATCGACCCCGCCACCCCCCACGGCGACGGAATCCCCATCGAGCAGCGCGCCGCCACTGAAGTCACCCACTCCAACGGCAAGCAGATGACCCCTAATGGCGCGGCCATTCAAAACCCTGCCTTCGACGTCACGCCCGCCAAATACATCACCGCTATCATCACCGAGCACGGAGTCCTACGCGCTCCTTACGAGCAGTCCATCGCTCAGATGGCCGCCGAAGCCACAACAAAGCGCGAACTGACGACCGCATAA
- the uvrC gene encoding excinuclease ABC subunit UvrC encodes MDLYQKIRTIPTQPGCYLYKNAEGEVIYVGKAKNLRARVRSYFLDASQANAKTGSLMREAVDVEYITVANEHEALALENNLIKQKKPRFNILLRDDKTYPYIKLTLSDRYPKVFVTRRLRKDGSAYFGPYFPGNLAYRLVDLIHRTFLIPSCKVDLSRYHPRACLQYYIKRCLGPCVEGLTTPEAYRQTVRDVQLFLEGKPNELEQSLTTRMEEAAETQQFELAARLRDQLVTLHQMQDKQRIATTDNEDADVFGYHYENEMLAVNLFHMRGGKIVDRRDFFWEDLPEFLSETLNENPDEANPNLEPNPKVSAPEIDEDAPAALDIVQHTAVSELGGTFNPAEFFSALLKQLYLDQSYVPRSVLVPVEFPDRVILAELLTERTGRRVEILAPQRGEKRSLVDLVCQNAKQSYDQRFRVLQPSIKAIQEALQDALTLEELPRRIECFDISHIQGAETVASMVVWEDGAMKKSDYRKFQVKTVTGVDDFASMREIIQRRYKRLLDDNKPFPSLILIDGGLGQLHAAYAALEEIGVTLQPLASIAKKEEIIYVYGQENEPVVLDRRSPVLHLVQKIRDESHRFAVTYHRKRREMRDRDSELLAIPGVGPRTRQRLLEHFGSIRGIKQASPDALTAVVSTATAESIRAHFDTESKATALPVLND; translated from the coding sequence ATGGATCTCTACCAGAAAATCCGAACCATCCCCACCCAGCCGGGCTGTTACCTCTACAAGAACGCCGAGGGCGAGGTCATCTACGTCGGCAAGGCGAAGAACCTCCGCGCCCGCGTCCGCTCCTACTTTCTTGACGCCTCGCAGGCCAACGCCAAGACCGGCTCCCTCATGCGCGAGGCCGTCGACGTCGAGTACATCACGGTCGCCAACGAGCACGAAGCCCTCGCCCTCGAAAACAACCTCATCAAGCAGAAAAAGCCCCGCTTCAACATCCTCCTCCGCGACGACAAGACCTACCCCTACATCAAGCTCACGCTCAGCGACCGTTACCCCAAGGTCTTCGTCACCCGCCGCCTCCGCAAAGACGGCAGCGCTTACTTCGGCCCCTACTTTCCCGGCAACCTGGCCTATCGCCTCGTCGACCTCATCCACCGCACCTTCCTCATCCCAAGCTGCAAGGTCGATCTTTCGCGCTACCACCCCCGCGCGTGCCTGCAGTACTACATCAAGCGTTGCCTGGGCCCCTGCGTCGAAGGACTCACTACGCCCGAAGCCTACAGACAAACCGTCCGCGACGTACAACTCTTCCTCGAAGGCAAGCCCAACGAGCTCGAGCAATCTCTCACCACAAGAATGGAAGAGGCCGCCGAAACCCAGCAGTTCGAACTAGCCGCCCGCCTCCGCGACCAGCTCGTCACCCTCCACCAGATGCAGGACAAGCAGCGCATCGCCACCACCGACAACGAGGATGCCGACGTCTTCGGCTACCACTACGAAAACGAGATGCTCGCCGTCAACCTCTTCCACATGCGCGGAGGAAAGATCGTCGACCGCCGCGACTTCTTCTGGGAAGACCTGCCCGAGTTCCTCTCCGAAACCCTCAACGAAAACCCTGACGAAGCCAACCCCAACCTCGAACCCAACCCCAAAGTCTCGGCTCCCGAGATCGACGAAGACGCACCTGCAGCCCTCGACATAGTCCAACACACCGCGGTCTCGGAGCTGGGCGGCACCTTCAACCCGGCAGAATTCTTCTCTGCCCTCCTCAAACAGCTCTATCTCGATCAAAGCTACGTCCCGCGCTCCGTTCTCGTCCCCGTCGAGTTTCCTGACCGCGTCATCCTCGCCGAACTCCTCACCGAAAGAACTGGCCGCCGCGTCGAAATCCTCGCCCCCCAGCGCGGCGAAAAGCGCTCCCTCGTCGACCTCGTCTGCCAGAACGCCAAGCAATCCTACGACCAGCGCTTCCGCGTCCTCCAGCCCAGCATCAAGGCCATCCAGGAGGCATTGCAAGACGCCCTTACCCTCGAAGAGCTCCCGCGCCGCATCGAATGCTTCGACATCTCCCACATCCAGGGCGCCGAAACCGTAGCCTCCATGGTCGTCTGGGAAGACGGTGCGATGAAAAAATCCGACTACCGCAAATTCCAGGTCAAAACCGTCACCGGGGTCGACGACTTTGCCAGCATGCGCGAGATCATCCAGCGCCGCTACAAGCGCCTCCTCGACGACAACAAGCCCTTCCCCTCCCTAATCCTCATCGACGGAGGCCTCGGCCAGCTCCACGCCGCCTATGCCGCTCTCGAAGAAATCGGCGTCACCCTCCAACCGCTCGCATCCATCGCAAAAAAAGAGGAGATCATCTACGTCTACGGACAGGAGAACGAACCCGTAGTCCTGGACCGCCGCTCCCCCGTCCTGCACCTCGTCCAGAAGATCCGCGACGAGAGCCACCGCTTCGCCGTCACCTACCACCGCAAGCGCCGCGAGATGCGCGACCGCGACTCCGAACTCCTCGCCATCCCCGGCGTAGGTCCCCGCACCCGCCAGCGCCTGCTCGAACACTTCGGAAGCATCCGCGGAATCAAACAAGCCAGCCCCGACGCCCTCACCGCCGTCGTCAGCACCGCCACCGCAGAGAGTATTCGCGCCCACTTCGATACCGAATCCAAAGCCACTGCCCTGCCCGTCCTCAACGACTAA
- a CDS encoding OmpA family protein: protein MSSNIRFDTCTSAAIKTAFVASALALVCTTGCSSKNYVRSQTAPIVQQTNELDAKTATDHRNIVDTDERAQKGIAGAQGAAETADQHALAAGQAADTANASAKDAYNRVDSLAGVVANLDNYKPISDVSVNFAFDKYVLTAETRRQLDDFAASLVNARSYILAVTGGTDSVGDRDYNYQLSQRRADAVVNYLSTKFNIAPRKFYLIGIGKDQQVASNSTAEGRAKNRRVEIQLMTNMKDQPTTASSATPPNGQM, encoded by the coding sequence ATGAGCTCCAATATTCGATTCGATACTTGCACAAGTGCCGCAATAAAAACAGCGTTTGTGGCTAGTGCGCTCGCCCTCGTCTGCACTACGGGTTGCTCCAGCAAGAACTATGTTCGCTCCCAGACGGCTCCTATTGTGCAGCAGACAAATGAGCTGGATGCGAAGACGGCTACCGATCATCGCAACATCGTTGATACGGATGAGCGCGCTCAGAAGGGCATTGCAGGAGCCCAAGGTGCGGCGGAGACTGCGGACCAGCATGCTCTTGCTGCAGGACAGGCTGCGGATACGGCGAATGCTTCGGCAAAGGACGCTTATAACCGGGTGGATAGCTTGGCTGGCGTTGTCGCCAATCTGGATAATTACAAACCGATTTCGGATGTGAGTGTTAATTTCGCTTTCGATAAGTATGTGCTGACTGCTGAGACTCGCAGGCAGCTGGATGACTTTGCTGCGTCGCTTGTCAACGCCCGGAGCTACATTCTTGCAGTGACTGGCGGTACGGACTCTGTTGGAGACCGCGACTATAACTATCAACTCAGCCAGCGTCGCGCTGATGCTGTGGTCAATTATTTGTCGACGAAGTTCAACATCGCGCCGCGTAAGTTTTATCTGATCGGCATCGGTAAGGATCAGCAGGTTGCCAGCAATAGCACAGCTGAGGGCAGGGCGAAGAATCGCCGGGTTGAAATTCAGCTGATGACAAATATGAAGGATCAGCCGACTACCGCTTCTTCGGCTACGCCGCCGAACGGCCAAATGTAA
- a CDS encoding VWA domain-containing protein, with protein sequence MQRLLSLIFFPALTSLALAQTPAQQPAPSEPVPTIKAGTQIVIVDVVVTDAKNQPVRNLKASDFTVLENNISQPIRNFEEHTALSAADAAKLPPMPKMPPGIFTNYTPAPPSSAVNVLLLDTLNTPMKDQSFVRDQLKKYLKSAQPGARTAIFGLTSRLYLLQGFTSDPEILKTALNQKDLKSSPLLDDPVGGGTGPESMSDTMSDSMGNDPSTAQVVANLQQFEAEQQSFQLQLRARYTLDAMNQLARYLSGIPGRKNLIWFSGSFPISILPDGDLQNPFAVVADSEDEFRETTNLLSTSQVAVYPIDARGLMSSPSYSATNSGSKYARNPTAFAKDETKFFQQTTAEHSTMLQMAEQTGGHAFINTNGLSQAVASAVDSGSNFYTLTYSPTNTNWNGGFRKIQVRLQQQGLTLAYRRGYYADDPKTPPKHKEPVPAITTPTATVNAMRVAMMRGAPDPTQILFKILVRPATASTEDALAPDNAPNPTTKVKPPYRRYSIDFAANPRDITFTRSPEGNYQADIQFLAYLYDQDGTLLNTTGAAVKANMPPAAYAASLRGGLQFHQQISVPAKGAYYLRIGIHDVTGDRVGAIEIPVAAVSKMPPADTPATSSTPSSTK encoded by the coding sequence ATGCAGCGTTTGCTTTCTCTGATTTTTTTTCCTGCCCTCACTTCCCTCGCCCTCGCACAGACTCCCGCTCAACAACCAGCGCCCAGCGAGCCTGTCCCTACCATTAAGGCAGGCACGCAGATCGTCATTGTGGACGTCGTCGTCACCGACGCCAAGAACCAACCCGTCCGCAATCTCAAAGCCTCCGACTTCACCGTCCTGGAAAACAACATCTCCCAGCCCATCAGGAACTTCGAAGAGCACACGGCCCTCTCCGCCGCCGACGCAGCAAAGCTACCTCCCATGCCCAAGATGCCCCCGGGCATCTTCACCAACTACACACCCGCGCCCCCCAGCAGCGCCGTCAACGTCCTCCTGCTCGATACGCTCAACACACCGATGAAGGACCAGTCCTTCGTCCGCGACCAGTTGAAGAAGTACCTTAAGTCAGCCCAACCCGGCGCCCGCACCGCCATCTTCGGCCTCACCTCGCGCCTCTATCTCCTGCAGGGCTTCACCTCCGATCCAGAGATCCTGAAGACCGCCCTTAACCAGAAGGACCTCAAGTCATCGCCCCTGCTTGACGACCCGGTCGGCGGCGGCACTGGCCCCGAGTCCATGTCTGACACGATGAGCGACAGCATGGGCAATGACCCCAGCACAGCCCAGGTCGTCGCAAATCTCCAGCAGTTCGAGGCCGAACAACAGTCCTTCCAATTGCAGCTTCGCGCCCGCTATACCCTCGACGCCATGAACCAGCTCGCCCGCTATCTCAGCGGAATTCCCGGCCGTAAGAACCTCATCTGGTTCTCCGGCTCCTTCCCTATCAGCATCCTTCCCGACGGCGACCTGCAGAACCCCTTCGCCGTCGTCGCCGACTCCGAGGATGAATTCCGCGAGACCACAAACCTTCTCTCAACCAGCCAGGTCGCTGTCTATCCTATCGATGCCCGCGGCCTCATGTCCTCGCCCAGCTACAGCGCCACCAACTCAGGCAGCAAATACGCCCGCAACCCTACGGCCTTCGCCAAAGACGAAACCAAGTTCTTCCAGCAGACCACCGCCGAGCACAGCACCATGCTTCAAATGGCCGAGCAGACCGGTGGCCACGCCTTCATCAACACCAACGGTCTCAGCCAGGCAGTGGCCAGCGCCGTCGACTCCGGCTCGAACTTCTACACCCTTACCTACTCCCCCACCAACACGAACTGGAATGGCGGCTTCCGCAAGATCCAGGTCCGTCTCCAGCAACAAGGCCTCACCCTCGCCTATCGCCGCGGCTACTACGCCGACGACCCAAAGACTCCTCCCAAACATAAAGAGCCTGTGCCCGCCATAACCACACCCACTGCGACCGTCAACGCCATGCGCGTGGCCATGATGCGCGGCGCCCCTGACCCTACCCAGATTCTCTTCAAGATCCTCGTCCGTCCCGCCACTGCGTCAACTGAAGACGCTCTCGCCCCGGACAACGCTCCTAATCCCACGACCAAAGTGAAGCCTCCCTATCGGCGCTACAGCATCGATTTCGCAGCCAACCCACGCGACATCACCTTCACCCGATCCCCCGAGGGCAACTACCAAGCTGACATTCAGTTCCTCGCCTATCTCTACGATCAGGACGGGACCCTACTTAACACTACCGGTGCCGCTGTCAAGGCAAACATGCCCCCAGCAGCCTACGCAGCGAGCCTCCGCGGCGGCCTACAGTTTCACCAGCAGATCAGCGTGCCCGCCAAAGGCGCCTATTATCTCCGTATCGGTATCCACGATGTCACCGGAGACCGTGTGGGAGCGATCGAGATTCCGGTGGCAGCAGTGTCCAAAATGCCTCCCGCCGACACGCCCGCCACCTCATCAACCCCGTCCTCAACCAAATAG
- a CDS encoding VWA domain-containing protein, whose product MAKRVFLFLCASSVLFFGGGAGAQDDASRIRVNVVLVQLNVAVTDRKGNYVSGLRPEDFEIVEDKIPEKLATFEEGNEPTRRLIGPDSGHSAQSVVKASEPVAPEMTGDQGKFQASVAGANVFILFDTSNYMYRGFVFAQDAIADFIRSLEGVSKVALYSYSRDLSRVSALTPDRSQVLRGVRNTVAGDDAALYNCLLMTVKDAAQLTGRKAIVVFSNGPDNASLVPPEDVAELAQSTGTIIYMISTRQAEEEPVSTAVFERMSKATGGKAYFSKDWKDEKQAFASIRDDLAHLYALSYYPQPNPNHGWRSITVKLVGKDLQKYHIRTRDGYRLLQQTQASSGGLSSSGSSASSQ is encoded by the coding sequence ATGGCAAAGCGAGTTTTTCTATTTCTCTGTGCATCTTCAGTTCTTTTCTTCGGCGGGGGGGCAGGGGCGCAGGATGACGCGTCACGTATTCGTGTGAACGTCGTGCTGGTGCAGCTGAATGTAGCTGTTACTGACCGTAAGGGAAACTACGTCAGCGGCCTTCGTCCAGAAGACTTTGAGATTGTTGAGGACAAGATTCCGGAAAAGCTCGCGACTTTCGAAGAAGGTAACGAACCCACGCGTAGATTGATTGGACCCGATAGCGGTCACTCAGCGCAGAGTGTGGTCAAGGCATCAGAGCCAGTTGCGCCGGAGATGACGGGCGACCAGGGAAAGTTTCAAGCGTCAGTTGCCGGAGCTAATGTATTTATTCTTTTTGACACCAGTAACTACATGTACCGGGGATTTGTATTCGCGCAGGATGCTATCGCCGATTTCATTCGGTCATTGGAAGGTGTGAGCAAAGTGGCCTTGTATTCTTATAGCCGCGATCTCTCACGGGTCTCCGCGCTTACCCCCGACCGCTCCCAGGTGTTACGTGGAGTGCGTAATACGGTCGCCGGTGATGACGCAGCACTCTATAACTGCCTCTTGATGACGGTAAAGGACGCAGCCCAATTGACCGGGCGCAAGGCAATTGTTGTCTTTTCTAATGGCCCTGACAATGCCAGCCTGGTACCCCCTGAGGATGTAGCGGAGTTGGCCCAGTCAACCGGAACGATCATTTACATGATCAGCACTCGGCAAGCGGAAGAGGAGCCGGTTTCTACCGCTGTCTTTGAGAGAATGAGCAAGGCTACTGGTGGCAAAGCCTATTTTTCAAAGGATTGGAAAGATGAGAAGCAAGCGTTTGCCTCCATCCGTGATGACTTGGCCCATCTCTATGCGCTCAGTTACTATCCTCAGCCAAATCCAAATCATGGCTGGCGTTCGATCACGGTCAAGCTGGTAGGGAAGGATCTGCAGAAGTATCACATACGGACTCGGGATGGATATCGTCTCCTCCAGCAAACCCAGGCATCCTCCGGAGGCCTTTCTTCCTCTGGATCGTCGGCTTCTTCACAATGA
- a CDS encoding FAD-binding protein: protein MNSKYEVHEHDVLIIGAGGAGLRAAIEALAQGVRVGVVCKSLLGKAHTVMAEGGIAAAMANVDTSDDWRTHFRDTMRGGKFLNNWRMAQLHAQEAPERVRELEQWGALFDRTENGDILQRAFGGHTYKRLCHVGDRTGLEMIRTLQDRGVHLGIDVYMECTVTQLLKDGDRIAGAFGYWREQGRFVVFRAKSVIICTGGIGKAWKITSNSWEYTGDGMALAYDAGADLMDMEFVQFHPTGMVWPPGVQGILVTEAVRGEGGVLRNKDGERFMERYDPKKMELSTRDVVARSIYTEVREGRGTEHGGAFLDISHKPADYVKRKLPSMYHQFLELADVDITKGPMEVGPTCHYMMGGIRVDAETAQASVAGLFAAGEAAVGLHGANRLGGNSLSDLLVFGRRAGLAAAEHAKGSEMPEIDSSQIEKAVHQMLAPFERSEGESPYSIHEDLQATMQSLVGIFRNEEDLQRALSEIEALKERAAYVRVEGSRLFNPGWHLVRDLQSMLTVSEAVTRSALARRESRGAHSRIDFPGLDDAWGKKHNVVVKKAGMMSLAETPVLEMPDDLKQLLADDSGAK from the coding sequence GTGAATTCAAAGTACGAAGTACACGAACACGATGTGCTCATCATCGGCGCTGGCGGTGCGGGGCTTCGCGCTGCGATTGAGGCGTTGGCACAAGGTGTAAGGGTCGGGGTTGTGTGCAAGTCTCTGCTTGGCAAAGCACACACGGTGATGGCCGAAGGCGGCATCGCTGCGGCGATGGCCAACGTGGATACGTCTGACGACTGGCGTACGCACTTTCGCGACACAATGCGTGGCGGAAAATTTCTGAATAACTGGCGCATGGCGCAGCTCCACGCCCAGGAGGCCCCGGAACGCGTGCGCGAGTTGGAACAATGGGGCGCCTTGTTTGATCGCACTGAGAATGGCGACATCCTGCAACGAGCTTTCGGGGGCCATACCTATAAGCGTTTGTGCCATGTAGGTGATCGCACTGGGCTAGAGATGATTCGCACCTTGCAGGATCGTGGTGTGCATTTGGGTATCGATGTCTATATGGAGTGCACGGTCACTCAACTGCTCAAAGACGGTGACCGTATTGCCGGTGCTTTCGGATATTGGCGCGAGCAGGGGCGATTTGTGGTGTTCAGGGCTAAGTCAGTCATCATTTGTACAGGTGGAATTGGAAAGGCTTGGAAGATAACCTCGAACTCCTGGGAATATACGGGCGACGGCATGGCGCTCGCTTATGATGCGGGTGCTGATCTGATGGATATGGAATTTGTACAGTTCCATCCCACTGGCATGGTGTGGCCGCCTGGTGTGCAAGGGATTCTGGTGACGGAAGCTGTGCGTGGTGAAGGTGGGGTGCTTCGTAACAAGGACGGCGAGCGGTTTATGGAGCGCTACGATCCTAAGAAGATGGAGCTTTCTACGCGCGATGTGGTTGCGCGCTCTATCTACACTGAGGTACGTGAGGGTCGCGGTACTGAGCATGGGGGAGCGTTCCTCGATATCTCGCATAAGCCTGCTGATTATGTGAAGCGCAAGCTGCCAAGTATGTATCACCAGTTTCTGGAACTGGCGGATGTGGACATTACTAAGGGACCGATGGAGGTTGGGCCGACGTGTCACTACATGATGGGTGGCATTCGTGTGGATGCAGAGACGGCGCAGGCTTCCGTTGCAGGGCTTTTTGCGGCCGGAGAGGCTGCCGTGGGGCTGCATGGGGCGAATCGGTTGGGTGGTAATTCGCTCTCCGACCTGCTGGTGTTTGGGCGACGAGCGGGATTGGCGGCTGCGGAACATGCCAAGGGAAGTGAGATGCCTGAGATCGATTCGTCGCAGATTGAGAAGGCTGTGCACCAGATGCTTGCGCCGTTCGAGCGATCGGAAGGTGAGAGTCCGTACAGTATTCATGAGGATTTGCAGGCTACGATGCAGAGCCTTGTGGGCATCTTTCGCAACGAGGAAGATCTGCAGCGAGCGTTATCGGAGATCGAGGCACTGAAGGAGCGTGCGGCGTATGTGCGCGTTGAAGGCTCACGACTCTTCAATCCGGGCTGGCATTTGGTGAGGGACTTGCAGAGCATGTTGACTGTTTCTGAAGCAGTGACGCGGAGTGCGCTTGCTCGTCGCGAGAGTAGGGGAGCGCATAGCCGCATTGATTTTCCCGGTCTGGACGATGCCTGGGGAAAGAAGCATAATGTCGTGGTCAAGAAGGCTGGCATGATGAGTCTCGCCGAAACGCCTGTCCTTGAGATGCCGGACGATCTGAAACAACTGTTGGCAGATGATAGTGGAGCGAAGTAG
- a CDS encoding succinate dehydrogenase/fumarate reductase iron-sulfur subunit produces the protein MAEGSFAEVTLRVFRGDKDGGAPADYSVPLVPGMVVLDALHWIQAHQAPDLAVRWNCKAGKCGSCSAEVNGRPRLTCKTRMDSLPLDQPIDIFPMKSFPVIKDLVTDVSWNFKVNRKIPPFQPRPGVAWKMDQRDVDRIQEFRKCIECFLCQNICHVLRDHDKQEQFGGPRFFVRTASLEMHPLDGASRARLLKDELGIGLCNITKCCTEVCPEDIHITDNAIIPLKERVVDEFYDPLLMLVRKIRSAPKS, from the coding sequence ATGGCTGAGGGCTCGTTCGCAGAGGTAACGTTGCGGGTCTTCCGAGGCGACAAGGATGGTGGAGCGCCTGCCGACTATAGTGTGCCTCTCGTTCCGGGTATGGTGGTGCTTGATGCGCTGCATTGGATTCAGGCACATCAGGCTCCTGATCTTGCTGTGAGGTGGAATTGCAAGGCGGGAAAGTGTGGCTCGTGTTCGGCTGAGGTCAATGGCCGTCCGCGGCTCACTTGCAAGACTCGGATGGATTCTCTTCCGCTTGATCAGCCCATCGACATCTTTCCGATGAAGTCTTTCCCAGTGATCAAGGATTTGGTTACGGATGTTTCGTGGAATTTCAAGGTTAACCGGAAGATTCCACCTTTTCAGCCGCGGCCCGGGGTTGCGTGGAAGATGGACCAGCGCGACGTGGATCGCATACAGGAATTTCGCAAATGCATTGAGTGTTTCCTTTGCCAGAATATCTGCCACGTTTTGCGTGATCACGATAAGCAGGAGCAATTTGGCGGACCGCGGTTCTTCGTTCGTACGGCTTCGCTCGAGATGCACCCGCTTGATGGTGCCTCGCGTGCGCGTTTGTTAAAGGACGAGTTGGGGATTGGTCTCTGCAACATCACGAAGTGTTGTACTGAGGTCTGCCCCGAAGACATCCATATCACTGATAATGCCATCATTCCGCTGAAAGAGCGGGTGGTGGATGAGTTCTACGATCCGCTGCTTATGCTTGTTCGCAAGATTCGCAGCGCTCCAAAAAGCTAA